From the genome of Streptomyces sp. NBC_01317, one region includes:
- a CDS encoding UDP-N-acetylmuramoyl-tripeptide--D-alanyl-D-alanine ligase: protein MIPLSLEAVAAAVGGRLYDVPDPSALMSAPAVVDSRAIEPGGLFAALPGEHADGHAFAVNAVKAGAVAVLATRPVGVPAVVVDDVLDALAALARTVLAAVPEATVIGLTGSAGKTSTKDLLAQVLPEIGPTIATVKSFNGEIGMPLTVTHLDRSVRYAVLEMGARGIGHIAHLTRIAPPAVGLVLNVGTAHVGEFGGREQIALAKGELVEALPEDGLAVLNADDPLVAAMASRTRARVLTFGVENDADVRALDVAVDTSGRPSFTLAAEGVRARVDLSLHGVHHVSNALAAAAVAIGLGMGVEKTAGALSRAVLMASGRMEVTDRPDGVRIINDAFNANPDSMRAAFTALAAMATDGRRTVAILGEMKELGPDAAEEHRGVGRLAAAAGIDVLIAVGTDDARTLATAAHTDNPRLRVAHAEDRDEALTLAHDLIRPGDIVLVKGSHSVELEHTARHLAVAGDR, encoded by the coding sequence GTGATCCCCCTTTCCCTCGAAGCCGTCGCGGCGGCCGTCGGCGGCCGTCTGTACGACGTACCGGACCCCTCCGCGCTGATGAGCGCACCGGCCGTCGTGGACTCGCGCGCGATCGAGCCCGGCGGATTGTTCGCGGCGCTGCCCGGTGAGCACGCCGACGGGCACGCCTTCGCGGTGAACGCGGTGAAGGCCGGTGCGGTGGCGGTCCTGGCCACCCGTCCCGTCGGTGTCCCGGCCGTGGTCGTGGACGACGTGCTGGACGCGCTCGCCGCGCTGGCCCGTACCGTACTGGCCGCCGTACCGGAGGCGACCGTCATCGGGCTGACCGGCTCGGCGGGCAAGACCAGCACCAAGGATCTGCTCGCGCAGGTGCTCCCCGAGATCGGCCCGACGATCGCCACGGTGAAGTCGTTCAACGGCGAGATCGGCATGCCGCTGACGGTCACCCACCTGGACCGGAGCGTGCGGTACGCCGTGCTGGAGATGGGCGCGCGGGGCATCGGCCACATCGCCCATCTGACCCGTATCGCGCCGCCCGCCGTGGGCCTGGTCCTCAACGTGGGGACGGCGCACGTGGGGGAGTTCGGCGGGCGCGAGCAGATCGCCCTGGCCAAGGGGGAGTTGGTGGAGGCGCTTCCGGAGGACGGGTTGGCGGTCCTGAACGCCGACGATCCACTGGTCGCCGCGATGGCGTCCCGTACCCGCGCCCGCGTGCTGACCTTCGGCGTCGAGAACGACGCGGACGTACGGGCGCTGGACGTCGCCGTCGACACCTCGGGCCGCCCGTCGTTCACCCTGGCCGCCGAGGGCGTCCGGGCGCGGGTCGACCTGTCCCTGCACGGTGTGCACCACGTGTCGAACGCGCTGGCCGCGGCGGCCGTCGCGATCGGGCTGGGGATGGGAGTGGAGAAGACGGCGGGTGCGCTGTCCCGCGCGGTCCTGATGGCCTCGGGGCGCATGGAGGTCACCGACCGGCCGGACGGGGTACGGATCATCAACGACGCGTTCAACGCGAACCCCGACTCGATGAGGGCGGCGTTCACGGCTCTCGCGGCCATGGCCACCGACGGCCGCCGGACCGTCGCGATCCTGGGCGAGATGAAGGAACTGGGCCCCGACGCCGCCGAAGAACACCGGGGAGTCGGCCGCCTGGCCGCCGCGGCAGGCATCGACGTACTGATCGCGGTAGGCACCGACGACGCACGCACCCTGGCCACCGCCGCGCACACGGACAACCCACGGTTGCGGGTGGCACACGCCGAGGACCGCGACGAGGCCCTGACACTGGCCCACGACCTGATCCGCCCCGGAGACATCGTCCTGGTGAAGGGCTCCCACAGCGTCGAACTGGAGCACACGGCACGGCACTTGGCGGTCGCGGGGGACCGCTAG
- a CDS encoding acyltransferase family protein — protein sequence MATRTEPARAPLPERRPELDTIRMLVVIGLVFFHSALVFAADDDFYVKNAETTEAIMIIAGFGVVWAMPLLFLISGLGAWHSLQRRGAGGFAGERLLRLGVPLVFATLTLNPLPQWLRQRSADADHHESYLGFLPRFYDVRLEPEEFPFLVQGEHFETGHLWFVVLLLAFSLMLAPFHRWLPRERVRRIGDRVAEATLRRRGVVFLPALAFAAICAFARLEEDYAGWHRWSYLLFFIAGFVLATDDRFRAVMRRDAGTAAWLGAVLFAAAGPGFALADEPFTEMTTLATVSRALFGAAGWCLVVAIPGLLDRRRPERPRAAPDPAPTTRRRLYGYLAAAVLPLYVLHQPIVVAVAYFVVRWSAPILVEYAVLVVIALVLTLTAYELLVRRTRATRFLFGMRP from the coding sequence ATGGCGACGCGCACAGAACCGGCGCGGGCACCTCTACCGGAGCGGCGGCCGGAGCTGGACACGATCCGGATGCTGGTCGTGATCGGGCTGGTCTTCTTCCACTCGGCGCTCGTATTCGCCGCCGACGACGACTTCTACGTCAAGAACGCCGAGACCACCGAAGCCATCATGATCATCGCAGGGTTCGGGGTCGTCTGGGCCATGCCGCTGCTGTTCCTCATCTCCGGTCTCGGCGCCTGGCACTCGCTTCAGCGCCGCGGCGCCGGCGGCTTCGCCGGAGAGCGGCTGCTGCGGCTCGGCGTTCCGCTGGTCTTCGCGACCCTCACTCTGAACCCGCTGCCGCAGTGGCTGCGGCAGCGCTCGGCCGACGCCGACCACCACGAGTCGTATCTCGGCTTCCTGCCCCGCTTCTACGACGTGCGCCTGGAGCCCGAAGAGTTCCCCTTCCTGGTCCAGGGCGAGCACTTCGAGACCGGCCATCTTTGGTTCGTCGTGCTCCTCCTTGCGTTCTCCCTCATGCTGGCGCCGTTCCACCGGTGGTTGCCGCGCGAGCGCGTCCGCCGCATCGGCGACCGGGTGGCGGAGGCGACCCTGCGCCGCCGGGGCGTCGTGTTCCTGCCGGCGCTCGCTTTCGCGGCGATCTGTGCCTTCGCACGGCTGGAGGAGGACTACGCGGGCTGGCACCGCTGGTCGTACCTGCTGTTCTTCATAGCCGGCTTCGTCCTCGCCACCGACGACCGCTTCCGCGCCGTGATGCGGCGCGACGCCGGGACCGCGGCCTGGCTCGGCGCCGTGCTGTTCGCGGCAGCGGGCCCCGGCTTCGCCCTGGCCGACGAGCCCTTCACGGAGATGACCACCCTGGCCACCGTCTCGCGGGCGCTGTTCGGTGCGGCCGGATGGTGCCTGGTGGTCGCCATCCCGGGCCTCCTCGACCGTCGGCGGCCGGAGCGACCGCGTGCGGCGCCGGACCCGGCCCCGACGACGCGTCGGCGCCTCTACGGCTATCTCGCCGCGGCCGTGCTGCCGCTGTACGTCCTGCACCAGCCGATCGTGGTCGCCGTCGCGTACTTCGTCGTCCGCTGGTCCGCGCCGATCCTGGTCGAGTACGCCGTGCTCGTGGTGATCGCCCTCGTCCTCACCCTCACCGCGTACGAGCTGCTGGTCCGCCGCACGCGGGCGACCCGCTTCCTGTTCGGGATGCGCCCCTAG
- a CDS encoding DUF2255 family protein: protein MTAAIDYLANTDTVRIATELSDGGEVVTPIWSVVVDDTAYIRSAYGPDSKWYRRVSRSGRAKFVDGAQRYPVTVEPVDDDSVNENVDGAYRSKYAASPSLPDLLNPDVRGLTLRVIPQGG, encoded by the coding sequence ATGACTGCCGCAATTGATTACCTCGCAAACACCGACACCGTTCGGATCGCCACCGAGCTGAGCGACGGAGGTGAGGTCGTGACCCCGATCTGGTCGGTCGTCGTCGACGACACCGCCTACATCCGCAGCGCCTACGGTCCTGACTCGAAGTGGTACCGCCGGGTCAGCCGGAGCGGCCGGGCGAAGTTCGTGGACGGCGCCCAGCGCTACCCGGTGACGGTCGAGCCGGTCGACGACGACTCGGTCAACGAGAACGTGGACGGCGCGTACAGGTCGAAGTACGCCGCAAGCCCTTCGCTCCCGGATCTCCTCAACCCGGACGTCCGCGGCCTGACCCTGCGCGTGATCCCGCAAGGCGGCTGA
- a CDS encoding GNAT family N-acetyltransferase, with protein sequence MSADPVWSVRPLRAADVDGAVELLIRTSAADIRHLLRTDLTATVRDAEGGALVAEGDGRLVGAAKVSADPVFPGTVTALVAVDPAERGRGIGTALADRLMGAWERAGGGTVSSMLRDDLPRGRAFAERYGFGVVHHSAGFRFDLSGHEAELAARAKSALEHAGVRVRLATLLAEERTIAECLERCEEGLPLPVDARPDPAVWLARLPPDTVFLLAEPPPAEEGPDAGATAVTGTVRPQGMTILVPRTDANSWHVAFTGTDPDHRGRGTATAVKAASLLYACRAGVESVTTHNDESNEHIIRANTTLGMVPDVGYWTLTRTAPAS encoded by the coding sequence ATGAGCGCAGACCCGGTCTGGTCGGTACGCCCGCTTCGCGCGGCTGATGTGGACGGCGCCGTGGAGTTGTTGATCCGTACGAGCGCGGCCGACATCCGGCACCTCTTGCGTACGGACCTGACCGCCACGGTCCGTGACGCGGAGGGCGGCGCCCTGGTCGCCGAGGGGGACGGGCGGCTGGTGGGCGCGGCGAAGGTGTCGGCCGACCCCGTCTTCCCCGGTACGGTCACCGCCCTGGTCGCGGTCGACCCGGCGGAGCGCGGGCGGGGGATCGGGACGGCGCTCGCGGACCGGCTGATGGGCGCGTGGGAGCGGGCCGGCGGCGGGACCGTGAGCAGCATGCTGCGGGACGACCTCCCGCGCGGGCGGGCCTTCGCCGAGCGGTACGGCTTCGGCGTCGTCCATCACAGTGCCGGCTTCCGCTTCGACCTGTCGGGTCATGAGGCGGAGTTGGCCGCGCGGGCCAAGTCCGCGCTGGAGCACGCCGGGGTACGGGTCCGGCTGGCGACCCTGCTCGCGGAGGAGCGGACGATCGCGGAGTGCCTGGAGCGGTGCGAGGAGGGCCTTCCCCTTCCGGTGGACGCCCGCCCCGACCCGGCGGTCTGGCTCGCGCGGCTTCCGCCCGACACCGTCTTCCTGCTCGCCGAACCGCCCCCGGCGGAGGAGGGCCCGGACGCCGGGGCGACCGCGGTGACCGGGACCGTACGCCCTCAGGGCATGACGATCCTCGTCCCCCGGACGGACGCGAACAGCTGGCACGTGGCCTTCACGGGCACCGACCCCGACCACCGGGGCCGGGGAACGGCGACGGCGGTGAAGGCGGCCTCGCTCCTGTACGCGTGCCGGGCGGGCGTCGAGAGCGTCACCACCCACAACGACGAGTCGAACGAACACATCATCCGCGCGAACACGACGCTGGGCATGGTCCCGGACGTGGGCTACTGGACCCTGACCCGTACGGCTCCCGCATCCTGA
- a CDS encoding ATP-binding protein yields MPPLTQRPTPAPTNLVGIGDALRLSLSFAPDTRRVAYARRVAGALLREREFAEDTVQTVELLVSEIVTNAVVHGRGGRVRFLFAYDGAGDVRIEVDDQSRACVKVRPPNAEDETGRGMFLVAALARQWGRRGTRTWCTVATEGASSP; encoded by the coding sequence ATGCCTCCCCTCACGCAGCGCCCAACTCCCGCCCCCACCAACCTCGTCGGCATAGGGGACGCACTACGGCTGAGCCTCTCCTTCGCGCCGGATACCCGCCGTGTCGCGTACGCGCGGCGCGTCGCCGGGGCGCTTCTCCGGGAGCGGGAATTCGCCGAGGACACCGTTCAGACCGTCGAACTGCTCGTCAGCGAGATCGTCACCAACGCCGTGGTGCACGGGCGGGGCGGGCGGGTGCGGTTTCTCTTCGCGTACGACGGGGCCGGGGACGTACGGATCGAGGTGGACGATCAGTCACGCGCGTGCGTCAAGGTGCGGCCGCCGAACGCCGAGGACGAGACCGGGCGTGGCATGTTCCTCGTCGCGGCGCTCGCGCGGCAGTGGGGGCGGCGGGGGACTCGTACCTGGTGCACCGTGGCCACGGAGGGGGCCAGTTCGCCGTGA
- a CDS encoding DUF6415 family natural product biosynthesis protein — protein MNHDDSLFSTDSHTLRRLLAALGRTDQAALPVDLLTIAHTVEQALARRLDLPERAWVDITTTKLRGHVHLLLREDLGDTDAPPARAVHREAYALLDPRVRPGPDTPPFTAYEHLRALAAVAESLTALYRSHRTGKER, from the coding sequence GTGAACCACGACGACTCGCTCTTTTCGACGGACAGTCACACCCTCCGTCGATTACTTGCCGCGCTGGGGCGCACGGACCAAGCCGCCCTCCCCGTCGACCTGTTGACCATCGCGCACACCGTCGAACAGGCCCTGGCCCGGCGCCTCGACCTCCCCGAGCGGGCCTGGGTGGACATCACGACCACCAAACTCCGGGGCCACGTACACCTGTTGCTGCGCGAAGACCTCGGTGACACCGACGCCCCGCCGGCGCGGGCGGTGCACCGGGAGGCGTACGCGTTGCTCGATCCGCGTGTACGGCCGGGCCCGGACACCCCGCCCTTCACCGCGTACGAGCACCTGCGCGCCCTGGCGGCGGTCGCCGAATCGCTCACCGCGCTGTACCGGTCGCACCGGACGGGGAAGGAACGGTGA
- a CDS encoding CAP family protein: protein MLKRKKIGVLLATAALVGVTAGATPPSGSSRATPTSPASAEARRPLPDTTDRAFLQQVVRAVNTYRARHGARPVRLDRKLNQYAKSRAREVSSHERLREAHRGLDRGYGENLYWTGSAEPDHLPGPTAVRAWYDEVASYDFGAGEFSRATGHFTQLVWRGSKRIGAARATGRGEEWFENYVVVTFSPPGNVEGRFRENVRDEVR from the coding sequence GTGCTGAAACGGAAGAAAATCGGTGTCCTGCTCGCGACGGCGGCCCTGGTCGGTGTGACGGCGGGCGCCACCCCACCGAGCGGGTCGAGCCGGGCCACCCCCACCTCCCCCGCGTCGGCGGAGGCCCGCCGGCCGCTCCCCGACACCACCGACCGGGCGTTCCTCCAGCAGGTGGTGAGGGCGGTCAACACCTACCGCGCGAGACACGGCGCGCGGCCGGTACGGCTGGACCGGAAGCTGAACCAGTACGCCAAGTCCCGCGCGCGGGAGGTCTCTTCGCACGAGCGGCTGCGCGAGGCCCACCGGGGCCTGGACCGGGGATACGGCGAGAACCTGTACTGGACCGGCTCCGCCGAGCCCGACCACCTGCCCGGACCGACCGCCGTGAGGGCGTGGTACGACGAGGTCGCCTCGTACGACTTCGGGGCCGGCGAATTCAGCCGCGCCACGGGCCACTTCACCCAGCTCGTCTGGCGCGGATCGAAGAGGATCGGCGCGGCCAGGGCGACCGGCCGGGGCGAGGAGTGGTTCGAGAACTACGTCGTGGTGACGTTCAGCCCGCCGGGGAACGTGGAGGGCCGGTTCCGGGAGAACGTACGGGACGAGGTGCGGTAG
- a CDS encoding cation:dicarboxylate symporter family transporter, whose translation MAAARRDRTHYLYIAVIVAVALGILVGFAAPGVAVELKPLGTGFVNLIKMMISPIIFCTIVLGVGSVRKAAKVGAVGGLALGYFMVMSTVALAIGLVVGNILEPGSGLHLTEATKGVGAAQAEGASESLPDFLLGIIPKTMVSAFTEGEVLQTLLVALLAGFALQAMGKAGEPVLRGIGHIQRLVFRILAMIMWAAPVGAFGAMAAVVGETGVDALKSLAVIMIGFYVTCAIFVFVILGALLRFVAGINLLLLLKYLGREFLLILSTSSSESALPRLIAKMEHMGISKPVVGITVPTGYSFNLDGTAIYLTMSSLFIAQSMGDPLSIGEQISLLLFMIVASKGAAGVTGAGLATLAGGLQSHRPELVDGVGLIVGIDRFMSEARAMTNFAGNAVATVLVGTWTKEIDKERAGEVLAGRIPFDETTLLDDHGPQVGDSDADSDFDSESGADTPASGSTGKIVTEKTQAGV comes from the coding sequence GTGGCCGCAGCAAGGCGGGACCGTACGCATTATCTGTACATAGCGGTGATCGTAGCCGTCGCGCTCGGCATCCTGGTGGGCTTCGCGGCTCCTGGCGTCGCCGTCGAACTCAAGCCGCTGGGCACGGGCTTCGTGAACCTGATCAAGATGATGATCTCCCCGATCATCTTCTGCACGATCGTGCTCGGGGTCGGCTCGGTCAGGAAGGCCGCCAAGGTCGGCGCGGTCGGCGGACTGGCCCTCGGCTACTTCATGGTGATGTCGACCGTCGCCCTGGCCATCGGCCTGGTCGTCGGCAACATCCTGGAGCCGGGCTCCGGGCTGCACCTCACCGAGGCCACGAAGGGCGTGGGCGCGGCGCAGGCGGAGGGCGCGAGCGAGTCCCTGCCGGACTTCCTGCTCGGCATCATCCCCAAGACGATGGTGTCGGCGTTCACGGAGGGCGAGGTCCTCCAGACGCTGCTGGTCGCGCTGCTCGCGGGCTTCGCGCTCCAGGCGATGGGCAAGGCGGGTGAGCCGGTGCTGCGGGGCATCGGGCACATCCAGCGGCTCGTCTTCCGTATCCTCGCCATGATCATGTGGGCCGCTCCGGTCGGCGCCTTCGGCGCGATGGCGGCGGTGGTCGGCGAGACGGGCGTGGACGCGCTCAAGTCGCTCGCCGTCATCATGATCGGCTTCTACGTCACCTGTGCGATCTTCGTCTTCGTCATCCTCGGCGCGCTGCTGCGGTTCGTCGCCGGGATCAACCTGCTGCTCCTGCTCAAGTATCTGGGCCGTGAGTTCCTGCTGATCCTCTCCACCTCGTCGTCGGAGTCGGCCCTGCCGCGCCTGATCGCGAAGATGGAGCACATGGGCATCAGCAAGCCCGTCGTCGGCATCACCGTGCCGACCGGCTACTCCTTCAACCTCGACGGCACCGCCATCTACCTGACGATGTCCTCGCTCTTCATCGCGCAGTCGATGGGCGACCCGCTCTCGATCGGCGAGCAGATCTCGCTGCTCCTCTTCATGATCGTCGCGTCCAAGGGCGCGGCGGGTGTCACCGGCGCGGGTCTGGCGACCCTGGCCGGCGGCCTCCAGTCGCACCGGCCCGAGCTGGTGGACGGGGTCGGCCTGATCGTGGGCATCGACCGCTTCATGAGCGAGGCGCGTGCCATGACGAACTTCGCGGGCAACGCGGTGGCGACCGTCCTGGTCGGCACGTGGACCAAGGAGATCGACAAGGAGCGGGCGGGCGAGGTCCTGGCGGGCCGCATCCCGTTCGACGAGACGACGCTGCTGGACGACCACGGTCCGCAGGTCGGTGACTCCGACGCCGACTCTGACTTCGACTCCGAGTCCGGTGCCGACACCCCGGCGTCCGGGTCCACCGGGAAGATCGTCACCGAGAAGACCCAGGCCGGGGTCTGA
- a CDS encoding YciI family protein encodes MTQYLISFDDGTMIIPEGDFQEVSDASHAVVRQAQEAGVWVFGGGLHTQRASVVATDGTVTDGPYPETKAVLGGFSIIDVPTREDALEWAAKIAASCRCAQEVREIMSDPDA; translated from the coding sequence ATGACGCAGTACCTGATCTCGTTCGACGACGGCACGATGATCATCCCTGAGGGGGATTTCCAGGAGGTGTCCGATGCCTCGCACGCGGTGGTGCGGCAGGCTCAGGAAGCCGGTGTCTGGGTCTTCGGCGGTGGACTGCACACGCAGCGGGCGAGCGTCGTGGCCACGGACGGGACCGTCACCGACGGCCCGTACCCGGAGACAAAGGCGGTGCTCGGCGGGTTCTCGATCATTGACGTACCGACACGCGAGGACGCGCTGGAGTGGGCCGCCAAGATCGCCGCCTCGTGCCGGTGTGCGCAGGAGGTACGGGAGATCATGTCCGACCCGGACGCCTGA